A DNA window from Rubripirellula tenax contains the following coding sequences:
- a CDS encoding A24 family peptidase, translating into MTTLFAGIAENWTVWFVTIVLVVAAVIDGKILKVPNWLTFPFIMMGWVHWTIQGGIGMQGLMYSLLGTVVGTMCLLLLRNRGGMGAGDVKLLAGVGAWLGAVVTLYAFAATAIVGGIMAAVMIWRSGEWEKHFAMAHRIIHEWKTVRKPAALAAIARERKPTMYLLPYGIPMAIGSIAYFALAGMLV; encoded by the coding sequence ATGACCACCTTATTCGCCGGCATCGCCGAAAACTGGACCGTCTGGTTCGTCACCATCGTATTGGTGGTCGCCGCTGTCATTGATGGCAAGATTCTGAAAGTACCTAACTGGTTGACTTTCCCATTCATCATGATGGGCTGGGTCCACTGGACGATTCAGGGCGGCATTGGAATGCAGGGGCTGATGTACAGCCTGCTCGGTACCGTTGTCGGAACGATGTGCCTGCTGTTGCTTCGCAACCGCGGCGGTATGGGTGCTGGCGACGTGAAACTGCTCGCCGGCGTCGGTGCTTGGTTGGGTGCAGTCGTCACTCTTTACGCATTCGCCGCGACAGCCATCGTCGGTGGAATCATGGCAGCAGTCATGATTTGGAGAAGCGGCGAATGGGAAAAGCACTTTGCCATGGCTCACAGAATCATCCATGAATGGAAGACCGTTCGTAAACCTGCCGCGCTCGCCGCCATCGCCCGCGAACGTAAGCCGACCATGTACTTGCTGCCCTACGGAATTCCGATGGCCATTGGATCGATCGCGTACTTCGCTCTGGCAGGCATGCTGGTGTAA
- the cpaB gene encoding Flp pilus assembly protein CpaB, translating into MRKSLYLLIALVCGTVATVMANQWLKAQANGQGGGSTTEIFVATAAIDIGEEITPERIRLEQWPTDRIPQGSSGDFESLKGKYAKQRFYVGEAIMPVKLMDENWTTVPKGYRVVALKAADVTIANLIQPGDRVDVLAYFTKSDLIPQSMSKTVLMGVRVYALDGDTERRAGEDKSKNLRNIQLLIHEKDTDAWQYAQELGNVRLSLGSDADYSNEDGSNQAGREFLTWLEDHRVAQEESEREKALAKERERRELASSRQVKPVANDTKKRDENGFSMFKMTEGRMTEYWIVPGKLPVRIGEVGGESDSPSESMTENAPPAATTPEDKDADEDYSYLTGENSPLYQSTSPPGGRGSASE; encoded by the coding sequence ATGCGAAAATCACTTTACCTACTGATCGCTCTGGTGTGCGGCACCGTTGCCACCGTCATGGCGAATCAATGGCTCAAAGCGCAGGCCAACGGCCAGGGTGGCGGCAGCACAACGGAGATTTTCGTTGCCACAGCCGCAATTGACATTGGCGAAGAAATCACGCCCGAACGGATTCGTTTGGAGCAGTGGCCCACCGATCGGATCCCCCAGGGTTCGTCAGGTGACTTTGAATCATTGAAGGGCAAATACGCCAAGCAACGTTTTTACGTCGGCGAGGCAATCATGCCCGTGAAACTTATGGACGAGAATTGGACGACCGTCCCCAAAGGCTACCGTGTGGTGGCGTTGAAGGCTGCGGACGTGACGATTGCCAACCTAATTCAACCGGGTGATCGCGTCGATGTGCTGGCATACTTCACCAAGAGCGACCTGATTCCTCAAAGCATGAGCAAGACCGTCTTGATGGGCGTTCGCGTTTACGCTCTTGATGGTGACACCGAACGCCGGGCAGGCGAAGACAAGTCAAAAAATCTGCGTAACATCCAATTGCTGATCCACGAAAAGGACACCGACGCTTGGCAATACGCCCAAGAGCTGGGGAACGTGCGATTGAGCTTGGGGAGTGACGCAGACTACAGCAACGAGGATGGATCCAACCAAGCCGGTCGCGAATTTTTGACCTGGCTGGAAGATCATCGCGTCGCTCAGGAAGAATCCGAGCGAGAGAAAGCTCTTGCTAAAGAACGTGAACGCCGCGAACTCGCTTCTTCACGTCAAGTGAAACCGGTCGCTAACGACACAAAGAAACGCGATGAAAACGGTTTCTCGATGTTCAAGATGACCGAAGGTCGGATGACGGAATACTGGATCGTGCCTGGTAAGTTGCCCGTGCGGATCGGTGAAGTCGGTGGTGAGAGTGATTCGCCATCTGAATCCATGACCGAGAACGCGCCGCCCGCAGCGACGACGCCCGAAGACAAAGATGCTGATGAAGATTACAGCTACTTGACTGGTGAAAACAGCCCGCTCTATCAATCGACATCGCCTCCGGGCGGACGTGGATCGGCCAGCGAGTAG
- a CDS encoding type II and III secretion system protein family protein, giving the protein METNRSTAKLLAAIFTLALAGNLSPDSVSAQSSPVRLASDTSTVNRNISQSVERLEMLVKSSRILTLEDRIPKFQVHNEGILGATPVSQNQIQIFAKTPGTTQLNLWDTNEKLYTVDVTVMPDAREVEGILASQLPLASLKVLPVNTSAIISGSVTNVDEVDRAVAIVEQFYPTVVNNIRVVGVQQILLHTKIMEVSRTKLRDLGIDWGSFTQDAFFYSSPGSLIDLGQSNVSGLIPSTEGALSGTNRMFAGGGDFTAMITALRRQDLIKFLAEPTVVATHGRPARFNVGGKVPYLVPSGNGSITVQYEEFGTAVDFLPFVVGPGRVRLEVRPEVSEPDASNGITAAGVSVTAFRSRYVETAVELQAGQTFAIAGLLQSRTESVTRATPLLGELPYIGTMFRRVREERNDIELLITVTPEFVSAMDPHEVPRGGPGLNSTSPTDCELFMKGHIEVPNTLGDNCNCPIESDGFSYGQDAHGYGGPVGANEIHGGVVLPPGAIVPGNEPIQVGEGVTISSPQ; this is encoded by the coding sequence ATGGAAACGAACCGTTCGACGGCGAAACTTTTGGCCGCCATTTTCACGCTTGCTTTGGCAGGCAACCTTAGCCCCGACAGCGTTTCGGCTCAATCGAGTCCGGTACGCCTGGCGTCGGACACGTCGACGGTAAACCGCAACATCTCACAGTCGGTTGAACGATTGGAAATGTTGGTCAAGAGTAGCCGCATTTTGACTTTGGAAGATCGCATTCCAAAGTTTCAAGTTCACAACGAAGGGATCCTGGGGGCGACACCTGTGTCGCAGAACCAGATTCAAATCTTCGCCAAGACGCCAGGCACGACCCAGCTGAACCTTTGGGACACGAACGAAAAGCTCTACACGGTCGACGTGACCGTGATGCCCGACGCTCGCGAAGTCGAAGGCATCTTGGCCTCCCAACTGCCGTTGGCATCGCTTAAGGTCTTGCCAGTCAATACCAGCGCGATCATCTCGGGCAGCGTCACGAACGTCGACGAAGTGGACCGTGCGGTTGCGATTGTTGAACAGTTCTACCCAACGGTTGTAAACAACATTCGTGTCGTCGGGGTGCAACAGATCCTGCTTCACACCAAGATCATGGAAGTCTCGCGAACGAAACTTCGTGACTTGGGAATCGATTGGGGAAGCTTCACTCAGGATGCGTTCTTCTACAGCTCGCCAGGCAGCCTGATTGATCTTGGACAAAGCAACGTATCAGGTCTGATTCCATCCACCGAAGGTGCTCTAAGCGGAACCAACCGTATGTTTGCTGGCGGTGGCGACTTCACCGCCATGATCACCGCCTTGCGTCGTCAAGACTTGATCAAGTTCTTGGCCGAGCCAACGGTCGTCGCGACCCACGGTCGTCCGGCGCGTTTCAACGTCGGTGGTAAGGTCCCGTACTTGGTTCCCTCGGGTAATGGATCCATCACGGTCCAGTACGAAGAGTTTGGCACCGCAGTCGACTTCCTGCCCTTTGTTGTCGGCCCCGGTCGAGTGCGATTGGAAGTCCGCCCCGAAGTTTCCGAACCGGATGCTTCGAACGGGATCACCGCTGCCGGTGTTTCGGTGACGGCATTCCGTTCACGCTACGTCGAAACAGCCGTCGAATTGCAAGCCGGACAAACGTTTGCGATCGCAGGCTTGCTGCAGAGCCGAACCGAGTCGGTCACTCGTGCAACACCCCTGTTGGGCGAATTACCCTACATCGGAACCATGTTCCGCCGTGTACGTGAAGAACGTAACGATATCGAGTTGCTGATCACGGTCACACCTGAATTCGTAAGTGCGATGGATCCTCACGAAGTACCTCGCGGCGGCCCCGGACTCAACTCGACGTCGCCCACCGACTGCGAACTGTTTATGAAGGGACACATCGAAGTACCGAACACTTTGGGTGACAACTGCAACTGTCCAATCGAAAGCGACGGATTCAGCTATGGCCAAGACGCCCATGGTTACGGCGGACCTGTCGGAGCCAACGAAATTCACGGAGGCGTTGTACTGCCCCCGGGTGCGATCGTTCCGGGCAACGAACCGATTCAAGTCGGCGAAGGTGTCACGATCAGCTCGCCTCAGTAA
- a CDS encoding nucleotide-binding protein produces MSNVLRIALVDPNDGSREALKSMLLGMDTIWLEADCSRYEFFPDVIEQTAPDVGVVALDSNPEKAIELIKKLASTAPDTAILAASEQTDGQMILKTMRSGAREFLTIPLNKEDLNSALQRVSQQKFGATEGGGRSCEVYAIAGATGGVGSTSTAVNLGCVLAADPRNSVALLDLDLALGDADVFLDSIPDYTLADVVQNISRLDIQLLKRSLTKHSSGLYLLPRPVELHDTLAITDDSIRKVIGLLKASFTHLIVDLSKTYSSIDMAAIESATRVVLVTQLDLPCLRNVVRLMMGFEEIDGLQNKVEIVVNRAGLEAGQISLKKAKETLGREIFALLPNDYRTMVEVRNNGVPLIVQAPKAAITQGIRELAAKLEGGGAKPVDSEDAGSKSSESKWKKFWPGVKA; encoded by the coding sequence ATGAGTAACGTTTTACGAATCGCTTTGGTGGACCCCAATGATGGGTCACGCGAAGCACTCAAGAGCATGCTCCTGGGAATGGACACGATTTGGCTGGAGGCAGACTGTTCGCGATACGAATTCTTCCCGGACGTCATCGAGCAAACCGCTCCTGACGTGGGCGTCGTGGCGTTGGATTCGAATCCAGAGAAGGCGATCGAGCTGATCAAGAAGTTGGCCTCGACTGCACCCGACACCGCAATTTTGGCGGCGAGCGAGCAGACCGACGGTCAGATGATATTGAAAACGATGCGATCGGGCGCTCGTGAGTTTCTTACCATTCCGTTGAACAAAGAAGATCTCAACAGCGCGCTGCAACGCGTCAGTCAGCAAAAGTTCGGCGCCACCGAAGGCGGCGGGCGCAGTTGTGAAGTCTATGCGATTGCGGGTGCCACCGGCGGTGTCGGTTCCACCAGCACAGCGGTCAACTTGGGATGTGTCTTGGCGGCGGATCCGCGGAACAGTGTCGCATTGTTGGATCTCGACTTGGCGCTGGGTGATGCGGACGTGTTCCTGGATTCGATCCCGGACTACACGCTGGCTGACGTCGTTCAAAACATCTCGCGGCTTGACATCCAACTGCTCAAGCGGTCATTGACGAAACACAGCAGCGGATTGTACTTGCTGCCGCGACCGGTTGAGTTGCACGACACGCTTGCGATCACCGATGACAGCATTCGCAAGGTGATCGGGCTGTTGAAGGCTTCGTTCACTCACTTGATCGTTGACCTGTCAAAAACGTACAGCAGCATTGACATGGCGGCGATCGAGAGCGCGACTCGCGTGGTTTTGGTGACGCAGCTAGACTTGCCGTGTCTACGTAACGTCGTTCGGTTGATGATGGGCTTTGAAGAAATCGACGGTCTTCAGAACAAGGTCGAAATCGTCGTCAATCGCGCTGGCTTGGAAGCCGGACAAATCAGCTTGAAAAAGGCGAAAGAAACACTGGGGCGTGAAATCTTTGCATTGCTTCCTAATGACTATCGAACGATGGTCGAAGTGCGGAACAACGGCGTCCCCTTGATCGTTCAAGCTCCGAAGGCCGCGATCACGCAAGGCATTCGCGAACTGGCCGCGAAGCTGGAAGGCGGCGGTGCAAAGCCCGTCGACAGCGAGGATGCGGGCAGCAAATCGAGCGAGAGCAAGTGGAAAAAGTTCTGGCCCGGCGTCAAAGCGTAA
- a CDS encoding leucyl aminopeptidase, whose protein sequence is MLESLPLPSPNLSLIADPIQDRESIVVAGLSGDGTLSPTLVQWDEATNGWLTRLVEKGQVRGKQGEMNLLASPLSDGPNMVLVVGLGKKTLSRSNAFDLASAAVRKLSDRRRDRIIIALGESLPVEMQDVVVAGAIFGCENQAIYQSEPSATIPAEIGFAGIGQAAIDRGRIIGSSINQTRRLVNEPSAMIYPASFAEVAKKVAAECGLECEIWDEAKLEAEGCRAILAVGAGSAAPPRLVILKHNGGGAEAPLAIVGKGVTFDSGGLSLKPSEGMVDMKCDMAGAATVLGTMRAIAQLGVKQNVIGFCGLAENMVSGSCYKLGDVIETRSGKTIEILNTDAEGRVVLADTLDVAIQHSPRAMVDLATLTGACMVALGVEVAGLMPNDASLCETIEVAAEEEGEPVWQLPMFDLYDDKVKSKIADIKNVGEGRWGGAITAAKFLENFVGDVPWVHIDIAGPAFADSAKPHRDAGATGAMVRTLIRWIENATH, encoded by the coding sequence ATGCTCGAAAGCCTCCCCCTGCCGTCGCCCAACCTGTCGCTGATTGCTGATCCGATCCAAGATCGCGAGTCCATTGTTGTCGCCGGGCTATCCGGCGACGGGACGCTCTCGCCCACGTTGGTCCAATGGGACGAAGCCACCAACGGTTGGCTAACGCGTTTGGTCGAAAAAGGGCAAGTGCGAGGCAAACAGGGTGAAATGAACTTGTTGGCGTCACCTTTGTCCGACGGTCCGAATATGGTTCTGGTAGTCGGATTGGGTAAGAAGACACTTTCCCGCTCGAACGCTTTCGATCTGGCTTCCGCAGCCGTAAGGAAACTATCGGATCGGCGGCGCGATCGTATCATCATCGCGTTGGGGGAATCACTTCCTGTTGAGATGCAAGACGTCGTCGTCGCGGGAGCGATCTTCGGATGTGAGAATCAAGCGATCTACCAGAGCGAACCCTCGGCCACGATCCCCGCAGAGATCGGCTTCGCTGGCATCGGGCAAGCGGCGATTGATCGTGGGCGCATCATCGGCAGTTCGATCAATCAAACGCGTCGATTGGTCAACGAACCGTCGGCGATGATCTACCCGGCAAGTTTTGCCGAGGTTGCGAAGAAGGTTGCCGCTGAATGCGGTTTGGAATGCGAGATTTGGGATGAAGCGAAGTTAGAAGCCGAAGGTTGTCGCGCGATCCTTGCTGTGGGTGCAGGTTCGGCCGCGCCGCCGCGACTGGTCATCTTGAAGCACAACGGCGGCGGTGCGGAAGCGCCGCTGGCGATCGTTGGCAAAGGAGTTACCTTTGACAGCGGCGGTTTGTCACTAAAGCCCAGCGAGGGAATGGTTGACATGAAATGCGATATGGCAGGGGCCGCAACCGTTTTGGGGACGATGCGTGCGATCGCCCAATTGGGCGTCAAGCAAAACGTCATTGGTTTTTGCGGGTTGGCGGAAAACATGGTCAGCGGATCATGCTACAAGCTCGGTGATGTGATCGAAACGCGCAGCGGAAAGACCATCGAAATTCTGAACACCGATGCCGAAGGTCGCGTCGTGTTAGCGGATACCTTGGACGTCGCGATTCAGCACAGTCCTCGGGCGATGGTCGACTTGGCGACCTTGACGGGCGCGTGCATGGTGGCGTTGGGCGTTGAAGTTGCCGGCTTGATGCCCAACGATGCTTCGCTATGCGAGACCATCGAAGTGGCTGCCGAGGAAGAAGGCGAGCCGGTGTGGCAATTGCCGATGTTTGACTTGTACGACGACAAGGTCAAGAGCAAAATCGCAGACATCAAGAATGTCGGCGAGGGCCGCTGGGGCGGCGCGATCACGGCGGCAAAGTTTCTTGAAAACTTTGTCGGTGATGTACCGTGGGTTCACATCGATATCGCGGGGCCTGCGTTTGCCGACAGCGCCAAGCCGCACCGTGACGCAGGGGCCACCGGTGCGATGGTGCGGACATTGATCCGTTGGATCGAGAACGCTACCCACTAA
- a CDS encoding UbiD family decarboxylase — protein sequence MKHRSTRDVVDDLRQGGRLIEIQDEVDPHLEMAEIQRRVYASGGPGLLFNNVRGSRFPAASNLFASIDQARYLFRDTLESVRRLIEIKLDPSALPKHPLRYAGVPLTALRMLPRSVRGGAVTANQCKVSELPAIQCWPDDGGAFVTLPQVLSDDPDATGSAQQRLMRVNLGMYRIQLGGNDYLADQEIGLHYQIHRGIGVHHRAALDRGEPLRVCITVGGSPAMSLAAVMPLPEGLTELTFGGALAGRRIPMIVNAKARQSHAPIYADADFAIVGTIDPNSTKPEGPFGDHLGYYSLQHPFPVMRVEHVYHRDGAIWPFTVVGRPPQEDTTFGQLIHELTDPIIPSVIPGVQAVHAVDAAGVHPLLFAIGSERYMPFVKSDGPQELLTQANAILGNGQLSLAKYLWITDNPDGKLDIHGEEAFFAHMLSRVDWRRDLHFHTRTTIDTLDYSGTGLNKGSKLVIAASGPPIRELPVEIPSGIDLPDGFKNPRVVAPGILAIEALPCKTETDRQRLVEFVCAFKASSAINAFPLITLVDDSEFAVRRFANWLWVTFTRSNPAADVDGIGAGVVQKHFGCEGSLVIDARTKPHHAPPLIEDPLTIAKVDARATRGDALSRYL from the coding sequence GTGAAGCATCGCAGTACCCGTGACGTCGTCGATGACCTACGCCAAGGCGGTCGATTGATCGAAATCCAAGACGAAGTGGACCCCCACCTCGAAATGGCGGAGATCCAACGACGGGTGTACGCCAGCGGCGGCCCAGGGTTGCTGTTCAACAACGTTCGTGGTTCACGATTTCCGGCAGCGTCGAATTTGTTTGCATCGATCGATCAAGCTCGATATTTGTTTCGCGATACGCTGGAGTCGGTCCGCCGGCTGATCGAAATCAAGTTGGACCCTTCGGCACTGCCCAAGCATCCCCTTCGATACGCGGGTGTCCCGCTGACGGCGCTCAGGATGCTGCCACGGTCGGTTCGCGGCGGCGCGGTGACCGCGAATCAGTGCAAGGTTTCTGAACTGCCCGCGATCCAATGTTGGCCAGACGACGGCGGCGCGTTCGTGACCCTACCACAAGTCTTAAGCGATGATCCCGATGCCACCGGTTCAGCGCAACAGCGTTTGATGCGAGTCAATTTGGGAATGTATCGCATTCAATTGGGCGGCAACGACTATCTGGCCGATCAGGAGATCGGACTGCACTACCAGATTCATCGCGGCATTGGCGTTCATCATCGCGCAGCCCTCGATCGCGGCGAGCCACTTCGCGTCTGTATCACGGTCGGCGGTTCGCCGGCGATGTCGCTTGCCGCGGTGATGCCACTGCCGGAGGGTTTGACGGAATTGACGTTCGGCGGCGCACTTGCCGGGCGACGGATCCCCATGATTGTCAACGCGAAGGCAAGGCAATCGCACGCCCCGATTTATGCCGACGCGGACTTTGCGATCGTCGGAACGATCGATCCGAACTCGACCAAACCCGAAGGCCCCTTCGGAGATCACTTGGGCTACTACAGCCTGCAACACCCGTTCCCTGTAATGCGGGTCGAGCATGTCTACCACCGTGACGGCGCGATATGGCCGTTCACGGTCGTCGGTCGACCGCCACAGGAAGACACGACGTTCGGACAATTGATTCACGAACTGACTGATCCCATCATTCCGTCCGTAATCCCGGGGGTCCAAGCGGTCCACGCCGTCGATGCGGCAGGCGTCCATCCGCTTTTATTTGCGATCGGAAGCGAACGGTACATGCCGTTCGTCAAGTCCGACGGTCCGCAAGAATTGCTGACCCAGGCCAACGCGATCTTGGGTAACGGTCAACTGTCGTTGGCAAAGTATTTATGGATCACGGATAACCCCGACGGCAAGCTGGACATTCATGGCGAAGAGGCGTTTTTCGCACACATGTTGAGCCGAGTGGATTGGCGGCGAGATCTGCATTTTCATACTCGGACGACCATCGACACACTCGACTATTCGGGAACCGGGCTGAACAAAGGTTCGAAATTGGTGATCGCCGCATCGGGACCACCGATCCGTGAATTGCCCGTAGAGATCCCTTCCGGCATCGACTTGCCCGACGGTTTCAAGAATCCTCGTGTCGTCGCGCCAGGAATTTTGGCGATTGAAGCTTTGCCCTGCAAAACCGAAACGGATCGCCAACGGCTCGTCGAATTCGTTTGCGCGTTCAAAGCATCTTCAGCGATCAACGCGTTTCCGTTGATCACACTGGTCGACGACAGCGAGTTCGCAGTGCGTCGGTTTGCGAACTGGTTGTGGGTCACGTTCACGCGAAGCAATCCGGCCGCTGATGTTGACGGCATCGGCGCAGGCGTGGTGCAAAAACACTTTGGCTGCGAAGGATCCCTGGTTATCGACGCGCGCACCAAACCTCATCATGCACCACCGTTGATCGAAGACCCACTCACGATCGCCAAAGTTGACGCCCGCGCCACTCGCGGCGATGCCCTCAGTCGCTATCTATAA
- a CDS encoding SDR family NAD(P)-dependent oxidoreductase, translated as MPTLSELFDSPSPVALVTGSGAPRVGRAIATHLASLGCHIAMHANTSVDEAEAAAVTIREQHQVEVIVTVGPLDDDEVPSRLVRQTHEHFGRLDILVNSAAIWRPSKLQNITADEMRRYFDINTIASFLCARAAAEIMAKQTRGGSIINIGDWATGRPYLDHAAYFPSKGALEVMTRSLAVEFSQMNPLVRVNCVQPGPVLLDDSVSETKRTKIATSTLVGRVGTPHHVAHAVQFLCENDFVTGVCLPVDGGRGIYAPDGMQVGLNTG; from the coding sequence ATGCCAACACTCTCGGAACTTTTTGATTCCCCTTCGCCCGTCGCCCTGGTCACTGGGAGCGGTGCGCCTCGCGTCGGCCGAGCCATAGCCACGCATTTGGCATCGCTTGGCTGCCACATCGCAATGCATGCCAACACATCGGTTGACGAAGCCGAGGCCGCAGCGGTAACCATTCGCGAACAACATCAAGTCGAAGTCATCGTGACCGTTGGACCGCTTGATGACGATGAAGTTCCGTCTCGATTGGTTCGGCAAACGCATGAGCACTTCGGCCGACTGGACATTCTGGTCAACAGCGCCGCGATATGGCGGCCATCGAAGTTACAGAACATCACCGCCGATGAAATGCGCCGCTATTTCGACATCAACACCATTGCATCGTTCCTTTGCGCCCGAGCGGCGGCGGAGATCATGGCAAAACAAACGCGTGGTGGTTCGATCATCAACATCGGCGACTGGGCAACCGGTCGGCCCTACCTGGACCATGCGGCGTACTTTCCGAGCAAGGGTGCGTTGGAAGTGATGACCCGATCTTTGGCGGTCGAGTTTTCGCAGATGAATCCGTTGGTGCGTGTCAATTGCGTTCAACCGGGACCGGTGCTGTTGGACGATTCCGTGTCGGAAACAAAACGGACCAAGATCGCCACAAGCACGCTGGTCGGTCGCGTCGGCACGCCCCATCACGTTGCCCATGCGGTGCAGTTCCTTTGCGAAAACGACTTCGTCACCGGCGTCTGTTTGCCAGTCGACGGTGGCCGAGGCATCTATGCGCCCGACGGAATGCAGGTGGGATTGAACACGGGCTAG
- a CDS encoding amidohydrolase family protein — translation MTEPTFVLTARWILPLVDEPIEGGWIRVDQDRIVEVSRESVPSGAIDLGDAAILPGLVNAHTHLEFSDLVQPVGHPGIRLSAWIAMVIDQRRKAALHDRDDSIERGIRESQESAVTLIGDIATPPCRYPECNDGPEIVSFAEVLGLSATRSVDRMSAANAHIDADKNAGISPHSPYSTTRETIAACVDEAVRRHRPVAMHVAESPDERELLIAGSGPFFESLKAIGVWREGQFPWGERPFHDLIEMLRKSPSALVVHGNDLQDDEISEIAKHSNMTVVYCPRTHAFFGYPPHPVDRCLAAGVPVALGTDSRASNPDLNLWREVQFLLNHRPDLDPQAVLAMATINGADALMRRQYGRIATGCVARFGTVATEAKSIEDLSADFASRPITAY, via the coding sequence TTGACTGAGCCAACGTTCGTGCTGACCGCCCGGTGGATTCTGCCCTTGGTTGACGAACCCATCGAAGGTGGCTGGATCCGAGTGGATCAGGATCGAATCGTGGAAGTATCTCGTGAATCCGTACCTTCGGGCGCGATCGATCTTGGTGATGCGGCGATCCTTCCCGGTTTGGTCAACGCTCATACGCATTTGGAGTTCTCAGACCTCGTTCAACCGGTGGGTCACCCCGGTATTCGACTTTCGGCATGGATCGCGATGGTGATCGACCAGCGCCGCAAGGCAGCGTTGCACGATCGCGACGATTCAATCGAACGCGGCATCCGAGAGTCCCAAGAATCCGCTGTTACTTTGATCGGTGACATCGCGACGCCACCATGTCGCTATCCCGAGTGCAACGATGGGCCAGAAATAGTCTCGTTCGCAGAGGTCCTTGGATTGTCGGCGACACGAAGCGTTGATCGAATGAGTGCGGCCAATGCTCACATCGACGCGGATAAAAATGCCGGCATCAGTCCGCATTCTCCCTATTCGACGACGCGTGAAACGATCGCCGCCTGTGTTGATGAAGCCGTTCGGCGTCACCGGCCGGTCGCCATGCATGTCGCCGAATCGCCCGACGAGCGAGAATTGTTGATCGCCGGTAGCGGACCATTTTTCGAGTCGTTGAAAGCCATCGGAGTCTGGCGGGAAGGACAGTTTCCTTGGGGCGAGCGTCCCTTTCACGATTTGATCGAAATGCTTCGCAAGTCGCCGAGTGCGTTGGTTGTTCACGGTAACGATTTACAAGACGACGAGATCAGCGAGATCGCGAAACACTCCAACATGACAGTCGTCTACTGTCCAAGGACTCACGCGTTTTTCGGCTATCCACCGCATCCGGTCGATCGCTGTTTGGCGGCGGGAGTCCCGGTGGCATTGGGGACGGACTCGAGGGCAAGCAATCCGGACTTGAACCTTTGGCGCGAAGTTCAGTTTCTTTTGAATCATCGGCCCGATCTAGATCCGCAAGCCGTGCTTGCCATGGCAACGATCAACGGCGCCGATGCATTGATGCGCAGACAGTACGGCAGGATCGCGACAGGGTGCGTTGCCAGGTTCGGCACGGTTGCAACGGAGGCCAAGTCGATCGAGGACTTGTCCGCTGATTTCGCCAGCCGGCCGATCACGGCTTACTGA
- a CDS encoding type II and III secretion system protein, whose product MMAQSIAVFTGIVFSLIGPCALGQLTISDPGENQEQGYLLGEGESFGRPATSATISATAASHRSLARPKPMTLKDDGFTTKEPLTQIRINVRYLMVDAATRQQMYRQLDPSRTRHLGPPSRQLPGSKSVSSLEARDGCDNTITVPSGATVCLLDATDAKLIIDAVSVAAASSMQRSPSAMLLDGKEAEMNDLTQRPFVVDVQGSAEDRKPVIEVFEEGTHLRLRADVVAGETSIRVTARIECSRILDVVSESIFGYGDEPIEIQFPRHMTTVAQASDVVPNQSVLLIDPHFHSTKQIQSETPVPMFGKIPYVGQNFKNVHAVDVEQYLILMLEPSVVKKF is encoded by the coding sequence ATGATGGCACAATCAATCGCCGTATTCACGGGCATCGTGTTCTCGTTGATCGGTCCATGCGCTTTGGGACAATTAACGATTTCCGATCCGGGCGAGAACCAAGAACAAGGCTATTTGCTCGGTGAAGGCGAGTCGTTCGGTCGTCCCGCAACTTCAGCGACGATTTCTGCGACAGCGGCCAGTCACCGTTCGTTGGCGCGGCCAAAGCCAATGACGCTTAAGGATGATGGGTTCACGACGAAGGAACCGTTGACACAAATACGCATCAACGTTCGCTATTTAATGGTCGATGCGGCAACACGTCAACAAATGTATCGACAACTCGATCCTAGCCGGACTCGTCATCTGGGGCCACCGTCGCGACAGTTGCCCGGCTCGAAATCGGTCTCGTCGCTGGAGGCTCGCGACGGGTGTGACAACACAATCACGGTTCCCTCGGGTGCGACTGTTTGTTTGTTGGATGCCACGGATGCGAAACTAATCATCGATGCCGTTTCGGTTGCCGCCGCTTCGTCAATGCAGCGATCGCCATCGGCCATGCTGTTGGACGGCAAAGAAGCGGAGATGAACGATCTGACGCAACGGCCGTTCGTCGTTGACGTACAAGGGTCGGCGGAAGATCGCAAACCCGTGATCGAAGTCTTTGAAGAAGGAACTCATCTTCGTTTGCGAGCGGATGTCGTTGCGGGTGAGACTTCGATTCGCGTGACGGCCCGCATCGAATGTAGCCGCATCCTTGACGTGGTCAGCGAATCCATTTTTGGCTACGGCGACGAGCCTATCGAGATTCAGTTCCCGCGTCATATGACGACCGTCGCCCAAGCCTCGGACGTCGTCCCGAACCAGTCGGTGCTGTTGATCGATCCGCATTTTCATTCGACAAAGCAGATTCAAAGCGAGACGCCGGTGCCGATGTTCGGCAAGATTCCCTACGTCGGACAGAACTTTAAAAACGTTCACGCTGTCGACGTCGAACAATATCTTATCTTGATGCTTGAACCCAGCGTGGTCAAGAAATTTTGA